GCCTACGAATTGGACGGGCGGTCCACAGACCGCGTCATTCAGATCTCGCTCGGGCGTCTCTGTACGCTGGGCGGCCTGTACCGCAGCACCGACATGTACCAGCGCATTCAGGACTCCCTGGAACGCCTGGCCTACGTGAAGTTCAAGGTCGAGTCCTGTTGGGGCATCGAAACCAGCAAAGGCTGGAGTTGGACCAGCCTCATTTTCGGCATCATCGAAGATATTCAGGCCGGCGATGTTTCCGACCTGGGATCGGTCGGCTCCTATTCGCCCACCACAAACCTGAAAATCCAGCTCGGCAAGAGAATCGCAGACTCGATCAACCGCAATCACACGCGTAGGGTCGATCTGAAGTTCTACACCGGGCTCTCCAGTCCCCTCGCCCGTCTGCTGTACCGGTCCCTGCAGGAGCAACGCCAGATCGGAAACGGCTCCCTCTTCAGTGTCGAGATGAAGGCCTGGGGGGAGCATCTCGGATTCCGTGAAATCGACAAAGGGAAGGCCAGCACCGTCGCCGGCATCCCAGAAACCAAAGTCGTGCTCACCAGCCGCATTCGGCGAGCGCTCGAGCCCGCTCATAAAGAACTGATCCGGAAGAACTACCTGAAAGAAGTCACGTACGTCGGCTCGGGTCAGCATCAGGTGATCAACTACGTCTACTCCAAAGATCATCCAACGCAACTGGTCGATTCCCGTGTCGTCGCCCAACTGACCTCTTGCAAAATCGCAGAGAAACAGGCGAACGAGCTGGCGGCGAAATACAGCAAAGCAAGAATCGAAGCGGCGATTCAGAAATATAACCAGCGGATCGCTGACGGCTATTCCCCCAAGAACAAGCCGGGCTTCCTCATCTCTCTTCTGGAGCGAGCCGAGGATCAGCTGGACCTTACCCTTCAGAACGAGGCCAAGACGCAGATCGCTGTGACGGCCTCCGTCCCCATGCTGGAGGAGGCAGAAGGCGTCTCTGGGCCGACCGAGGAACAGCGGGGCATGCTCCACCGGATGCTCAAGAAGACCGCCCTACCCGAGGCCACCACC
The Deinococcus sp. Leaf326 DNA segment above includes these coding regions:
- a CDS encoding replication initiator protein A, whose protein sequence is MAQERGMTRYGFDERNLARINPVLALQRVGPELTGWHKSTTIDGLGLIKLTCDAGQRVVPHGIDADIIFALLTAYELDGRSTDRVIQISLGRLCTLGGLYRSTDMYQRIQDSLERLAYVKFKVESCWGIETSKGWSWTSLIFGIIEDIQAGDVSDLGSVGSYSPTTNLKIQLGKRIADSINRNHTRRVDLKFYTGLSSPLARLLYRSLQEQRQIGNGSLFSVEMKAWGEHLGFREIDKGKASTVAGIPETKVVLTSRIRRALEPAHKELIRKNYLKEVTYVGSGQHQVINYVYSKDHPTQLVDSRVVAQLTSCKIAEKQANELAAKYSKARIEAAIQKYNQRIADGYSPKNKPGFLISLLERAEDQLDLTLQNEAKTQIAVTASVPMLEEAEGVSGPTEEQRGMLHRMLKKTALPEATTARLIDAVMTSQLPLSEVVTLSVYKDAALAAHVAALLARLPSPDGNH